The sequence GCCGGAGGCGATGATCATCATGACGCGCATGGTGAAGATCCAGACGAGGAGCTGGACCTGGACCGTCGGCTCCTTGACGGCGAGCAGGATGAACGAGATGAGCGCCACGCCGGTAACGCCGTAGGTCTCGAATCCGTCTGCCGAGGGCCCGACCGAGTCGCCCGCGTTGTCCCCGGTGCAGTCGGCGATGACGCCGGGGTTGCGGGCGTCGTCTTCCTTGATCTTGAAGACGACCTTCATGAGGTCGGCGCCGATGTCGGCGATCTTCGTGAAGATGCCGCCCGCGATGCGCAGCGCCGCCGCGCCGAGCGACTCCCCGATCGCGAAGCCGATGAAGCAAGGGCCCGCGTACTCGCCGGGAACGAAGAGGAGGATGCAGAGCATGATGAACAGCTCGACCGAGATGAGCGCCATGCCGATCGACATCCCCGCCTTGAGCGGGATCGCGTAGCAGGGGTAGGGCTTGCCGCGGAGCGACGCGAACGCCGTCCGCGAGTTCGCGAACGTGTTGATCCGGATGCCGAACCACGCGACGCCGTAGCTGCCTGCGATGCCGATGAGGCTGAAGAGCAGGATGATGACCGTACGGCCCAACGAGAAGTGCTGCAGGAAGAAGAAGTAGATGAAGATGATCGCGCCGATGAACAGCTCGAGGATCATGAGGAACTTGCCCTGCTGCGTCAGGTACGTCTTGCAGGTCTCGTAGATGAGCTCCGAGATCTCGAGCATCGACTTGTGGACGGGCATGTTCTTGAGCTGGGTGTAGATCATCAGGCCGAAGCCGAGGCCCAGCGCCGAGACGACGAGGCCGACCATGAGCAGCGTCCGGCCGTTCGTCCCACCGAAGAAGCTCACGGTGCCGAGGTCCGGCAAGTGGAGGTTCGCCTCTCCGCCCGCGTGCTCCTGCGCCAGCGCCGGCAGCGGCGCCGCCAGAGCGATGGCGATCATCGCCATCGGTATGAGGGCGACGAGCCCTCGCATCCATCCCTTCGTGATCATCTCCACCTCTCTCCTCGGCTCGCGTGCAGCCACATAGCCCCGCCCGCTCTCGCGGACGGGATCGAGTTTTGGAGGGGTTGGCCGCCCGCCGAACGGCGAACGCTTCAGCGCCCTACGCTTTCCCCCCGGAAGGCAGGAAGCCGGGGGGTTATACCAGCATGCCGGTCTTTTTGTCGACGCGGCCCCCGTTTTGTGGCGTCTTTGGCGATGGACGGAACGACCGCCCCTGTGCGAGGGTAGCGGGCCCATGCGCGTGAAGGTCTGCGGAATCTGCCGGGTCGAGGACGCCCTCGCCGCCGCCGATGCGGGAGCCGATGCCGTCGGCTGCCTCGTCGGGCTCGACCGGCCGTCGCCGGAGCAGGTGACGGCCGCCGCGGCGCGCGCGTTGTTCTCCGTCCTGCCGCCGTTCGTCGCGCGCGTCCTCGTCACGCACAAGACGACGCTCGCCGAGGTCGCCGACCTCGTGCGCGAATCGACGGCGACCGCCGTTCAGCTCCACGGCGACTTTCCCCTCGTCGCCATCCCGGCGCTCCGCGAGGCGGTGCCGTTCGCATCGATCGTGAAATGCGTCCACGTCACCGGGGAAGAAGCGATCGCCGCGGCCTCGGCCGCCGCGCGCGTGGCGGATGCCATCCTCCTCGACACGAAGGCCCGCGGCCGCATCGGCGGGACCGGCAAGACGCACGACTGGTCGATCAGCGCGCGGATCGCCCTGAGCATGGTGAAACCGGTGATCCTCGCCGGCGGCCTGAACCCGGACAACGTCGCCGAGGCGATTGCG is a genomic window of Candidatus Polarisedimenticolaceae bacterium containing:
- a CDS encoding phosphoribosylanthranilate isomerase, with translation MRVKVCGICRVEDALAAADAGADAVGCLVGLDRPSPEQVTAAAARALFSVLPPFVARVLVTHKTTLAEVADLVRESTATAVQLHGDFPLVAIPALREAVPFASIVKCVHVTGEEAIAAASAAARVADAILLDTKARGRIGGTGKTHDWSISARIALSMVKPVILAGGLNPDNVAEAIARVRPFGVDANSGTRATPGAKDHAKIRAFVANAVRT